In Anthonomus grandis grandis chromosome 5, icAntGran1.3, whole genome shotgun sequence, the following are encoded in one genomic region:
- the LOC126736399 gene encoding ribonuclease H2 subunit A, which yields MEKCHSVADSEISTLSTMEINNLLTLENYLSERDNFQNVFYMSPVPDACKEYPCILGIDEAGRGPVLGPMVYGTAFIPINDQMLLETLECADSKALNEEKRDKIFDKICEQQHKMGWGVEVIAPNSICNSMLSRSKYSLNQVSMDSAIGLIKAALAAGVKVEHVFVDTVGKPEKYEAYLKSVFPSLKNITVAKKADSTYPVVSAASICAKVTRDHALKVWNFTEGVKVNEFGSGYPGDPVTKKFLVNHCDPVFGYPQLVRFSWSTAENALEQTAYHVEWEEAEDEEKTPPPQTTAITSFFKVSNKKELGKPKQRHEFFTQRGLGRDVEF from the exons atggaGAAGTGCCACAGTGTAGCCGACTCGGAAATATCAACCCTAAGTACAATGGAAATAAACAACTTATTAACACTGGAAAATTACCTTTCTGAGAGGGAcaatttccaaaatgttttttacatGTCTCCTGTTCCAGATGCCTGTAAAGAATATCCATGTATTTTAGGCATTGATGAAGCTGGAAGAGGTCCAGTACTAG GACCAATGGTCTATGGTACAGCTTTTATACCAATTAATGATCAAATGTTGCTAGAAACTCTGGAATGTGCAGACTCAAAAGCCTTAAATGAGGAAAAACGAGATAAGATCTTTGATAAAATCTGCGAACAACAGCATAAAATGGGATGGGGAGTGGAAGTTATAGCACCTAATTCAATATGTAATAGTATGCTTAGCAGATCAAAATACTCTTTGAATCAG gtttCAATGGACTCTGCAATAGGCCTAATAAAAGCAGCATTAGCTGCAGGTGTCAAGGTAGAACATGTTTTTGTAGACACTGTGGGAAAACCTGAGAAGTATGAAGCTTATCTAAAAAGTGTATTTCCCAGCCTGAAAAACATCACAGTAGCCAAAAAAGCTGATTCAACTTACCCCGTGGTATCTGCAGCTAGTATATGTGCCAAAGTTACTAGAGATCATGCCCTTAAGGTGTGGAATTTTACTGAGGGTGTTAAAGTGAATGAGTTTGGCAGTGGATATCCTGGAG atCCTGTAACAAAGAAGTTCTTAGTAAACCACTGTGATCCAGTGTTTGGATATCCACAATTAGTAAGATTTAGCTGGTCGACTGCTGAAAATGCTTTGGAGCAAACTGCTTACCATGTTGAATGGGAAGAG GCTGAAGATGAAGAAAAAACACCTCCACCCCAAACTACCGCAATCACATCATTTTTCAAGGTTTCTAATAAAAAAGAACTTGGCAAACCTAAACAGCGACATGAATTTTTCACTCAGAGAGGGCTTGGACGAGATGTGgaattttaa
- the LOC126736397 gene encoding cyclin-dependent kinase 8 — MTSLMMDYEFKMKTQNERVKVEDLFDYEGCKVGRGTYGHVYKGRRKDGSDNRDYALKQIEGTGLSMSACREIALLRELKHPNVINLVRVFLSHNDRKVWLMFDFAEHDLWHIIKFHRAAKANKKPVMVPKGMVKSLLYQILDGIHYLHSNWVLHRDLKPANILVMGEGPERGRVKIADMGFARLFNAPLKPLADLDPVVVTFWYRAPELLLGARHYTKAIDIWAIGCIFAELLTSEPIFHCRQEDIKTSNPYHHDQLDRIFNVMGFPHEKDWEDIKKMPEYPTLQKDFKKSNYVSCSLVKYMERHKIKPESKAFHLLQKLLLMDPNKRITSEQAMQDPYFSEEPLPTQDVFAGCPIPYPKREFLTDDDQEEKSDNKQRQNQQQQQPQQQPQQQQSQVQQQSQQPQQNNQQDNHPAKRVRLSGPPGHPGGPVNPQQIPISQQQEFHPQQMMFNNNPQQQQQNFQQRF, encoded by the exons ATGACCTCTTTGATGATGGATTACGAATTCAAAATGAAAACCCAAAATGAAAGAGTTAAAGTTGAAGATTTGTTCGACTACGAAGGATGTAAGGTCGGGCGAGGAACGTATGGCCACGTATATAAAGGGCGTCGAAAAGACGGCTCCGATAATCGAGACTATGCCCTCAAACAAATCGAGGGCACAGGTCTGTCCATGTCGGCTTGCCGAGAAATTGCT cttttaaGAGAATTAAAACATCCCAATGTGATCAACCTTGTAAGGGTTTTCTTATCTCACAATGACAGGAAAGTGTGGCTTATGTTTGACTTTGCCGAACATGATCTGTGGCATATCATTAAATTtcatagggcagccaaagctaATAAGAAACCAGTTATGGTTCCAAAAGGAATG gttaaatctCTCCTGTATCAAATTTTGGATGGCATACATTATCTACACTCCAATTGGGTTTTGCATAGAGACTTAAAACCTGCCAATATTTTAGTAATGGGTGAAGGCCCTGAACGTGGGAGGGTTAAAATTGCTGACATGGGATTTGCTAGGCTGTTTAATGCCCCATTGAAACCCTTAGCAGATTTGGACCCTGTTGTGGTGACTTTTTGGTATAGGGCTCCTGAGCTTTTACTTGGGGCTAGACACTACACTAAGGCTATTg atatttggGCAATAGGTTGTATATTTGCTGAGCTATTAACATCAGAGCCCATCTTTCATTGTCGCCAAGAAGATATTAAAACCAGTAATCCCTATCACCATGATCAGCTAGACAGAATATTTAATGTAATGGGTTTCCCACATGAAAAAGACTGGGAAGACATAAAAAAGATGCCAGAATATCCAACCTTACAAAAggactttaaaaaatctaa CTATGTGAGCTGTTCATTGGTAAAATACATGGAAAGGCATAAAATTAAACCAGAAAGTAAAGCATTTCACTTACTACAAAAGTTACTTTTGATGGATCCTAATAAGAGAATAACGTCTGAGCAGGCCATGCAAGATCCTTACTTTTCAGAAGAACCATTGCCAACCCAAGACGTTTTTGCTG GTTGTCCAATTCCATATCCAAAAAGGGAATTTCTCACAGATGACGATCAAGAGGAAAAGTCTGACAATAAACAGAGACAAAACCAACAACAGCAACAGCCTCAACAGCAGCCCCAACAGCAACAATCCCAGGTTCAGCAACAGTCACAACAGCCTCAGCAAAATAATCAACAAGATAATCATCCTGCTAAAAGGGTGAGGTTGTCTGGACCACCTGGACATCCTGGAGGACCAGTTAATCCCcaa CAAATTCCTATATCTCAGCAACAAGAATTTCATCCTCAACAGATGATGTTCAATAATAACCCTCAGCAACAGCAGCAGAATTTCCAGCAACGGTTTTAA